The Triticum aestivum cultivar Chinese Spring chromosome 7B, IWGSC CS RefSeq v2.1, whole genome shotgun sequence genome window below encodes:
- the LOC123159303 gene encoding uncharacterized protein, translating into MGSGLSHNHRSSVAPQQQPSSARVIAADGSLTEFATSSPVSVSDVLGGNADGPFFLCSSDALYFDEDVPALGGGEQLRPGQIYFVLPVAMLGRPLSSADMAAMAVRASEALATRARPRGRGAGIRKVRVTPVHPESGRGDVDAQVNAKLNERRLGEYSVKASGNPAKISKKAAVAACPPAKKPLKPLSTIKEDEE; encoded by the coding sequence ATGGGATCAGGTCTCTCTCACAACCACCGGAGCAGCGTCGCGCCCCAGCAGCAGCCGTCGTCGGCCCGCGTCATCGCCGCCGACGGCTCGCTGACGGAGTTCGCCACCTCCTCGCCTGTCAGCGTCTCCGACGTCCTGGGCGGCAATGCGGACGGCCCCTTCTTCTTGTGCAGCTCCGACGCGCTCTACTTCGATGAGGACGTGCCGGCGCTCGGCGGCGGCGAGCAGCTCCGTCCCGGCCAGATATACTTCGTGCTCCCCGTCGCGATGCTCGGGCGGCCCCTGTCGAGCGCCGACATGGCGGCCATGGCGGTGCGCGCGAGCGAGGCGCTGGCGACGAGAGCGCGGCCGCGTGGACGCGGCGCCGGCATCAGGAAGGTGCGGGTCACGCCGGTGCACCCCGAGAGCGGGCGTGGCGACGTGGACGCCCAGGTTAACGCGAAGCTCAACGAGAGGAGACTCGGGGAGTACTCTGTGAAAGCCTCTGGTAATCCGGCGAAAATCAGCAAGAAGGCTGCCGTGGCGGCATGTCCGCCGGCGAAGAAGCCGCTCAAGCCGCTCAGCACCATCAAAGAGGATGAGGAGTGA
- the LOC123159301 gene encoding stromal processing peptidase, chloroplastic isoform X1 — translation MASFPSPSVVAAAAAAPPRLAPGLSLSAAAVHHSSHAFRPRPSLALRPSATAAPANPLRCSHRRAVTPRSRRRTQGLGAASASAAGILGEERDGCLSCFPKSRRRGRPGLARFAPCALPHTSGLSLHSRCSGPKTRLSHILRAAGPDEPHVASPTWSEAALDKAYDPTIRNEAFEDVLDTPLPSHPKLIRGQLKNGLRYLILPNKVPADRFEAHMEVHVGSIDEEEDEQGIAHMIEHVAFLGSKKREKLLGTGARSNAYTDFHHTVFHIHSPTKTKEYGESLLPSVLDALNEIAFHPKFSSSRVEKERRAILSELQMMNTIEYRVDCQLLQHLHSENKLSNRFPIGLEEQILKWDPDKIRRFHERWYYPANATLYLVGEIDDIPRAVREIEAVFEHTLSGNEAAPMSTGSPFGAMASLFAPKLPGGLAASLTGERSPATDKLKPIKRERQAVRPPVEHKWSLPEVDQVAKPPVIFQHELIQSFSINMFCKIPVNQVRTYKDLRSVLMKRIFLSALHFRINTRYKSSNPPFTSVELDHSDSGREGCTVTTLTVTAEPQNWKSAIKVAVHEVRRLKEFGVTMGEMTRYMDALIKDSEQLAMMIDSVPSVDNLDFIMESDALGHTVMDQLQGHDSLLGVAETVTLEEVNTVGAEVLEFISDFGKPSAPLPAAIVACVPKKVHIDGVGESSFEISPEEITESMKAGLEEPIYPEPELEVPKELITQSELEDLKVRHRPSFVPFKEDGVVKVFDNETGITQRRLSNGISVNYKITQNEARVGVMRLIVGGGRATEDSESKGSVIVGVRTLSEGGCVGNFSREQVELFCVNNLINCSLESNEEFIFMEFRFALRDNGMRAAFQLLHMVLEHNVWLEDAFDRAAQLYLSYYRSIPKSLERATAHKLMVAMLNHDERFVEPSPHSLEKLTLQSVKEAVMNQFVGSNMEVSVVGDFTEEEVESCVLDYLGTVSAAKSSNKEEHIEKISFLPSPSDLHFQQVYIKDTDERACAYIAGPAPNRWGFATEGKDLFNDIRSSSADAEISAPANSGKTHINVRNHPLFFGITLSLLAEIINSRLFTTVRDSMGLTYDVSFELNLFDKLDLGWYVIAVTSTPSKVHKAVDACKGVLRGLHHNKIVERELDRAKRTLLMKHEAETKTNAYWLGLLAHLQSASVPRKDISCIKELTTLYESATIEDLYLAYEHLKVDDSSLFACIGIAGAESGEDVNDDEPELGLPGMVPMGGRGLSTMTRPTT, via the exons ATGGCCTCCTTCCCATCCCCCTCCGTCGTCGCCGCGGCAGCGGCCGCGCCCCCGCGCCTCGCCCCGggcctctccctctccgccgccgcggTGCACCACTCCTCCCACGCCTTCCGCCCACGCCCCTCCCTCGCCCTGCGCCcttccgccaccgccgcgccggccAACCCCCTCCGCTGCTCGCACCGCCGCGCCGTCACGCCCAG GTCGAGGAGGCGGACGCAAGGGCTCGGCGCGGCGTCGGCGTCAGCCGCTGGGATTCTCGGTGAGGAGAGGGACGGGTGCCTCTCGTGCTTCCCGAAGAGCCGGAGGCGGGGACGACCGGGGCTCGCCAGGTTCGCGCCGTGCGCGCTCCCTCACACCTCGGGCTTATCGCTGCACAGTCGGTGCAGCGGGCCTAAG ACCAGGCTTAGTCATATATTACGTGCTGCTGGACCTGACGAACCACATGTTGCAAGTCCAACATGGTCTGAGGCAGCTCTTGATAAAGCTTACGATCCCACTATAAGAAACGAGGCGTTTGAAGATGTCCTGGACACCCCTCTTCCGTCCCATCCAAAGCTAATACGGGGTCAATTGAAGAATGGCCTCAGATATCTTATTTTACCTAATAAAGTTCCAGCAGACAG GTTTGAGGCTCACATGGAAGTTCATGTTGGATCAATTGATGAGGAAGAGGATGAGCAGGGAATTGCACATATGATCGAGCATGTTGCATTTCTTGGGAGTAAAAAGCGTGAGAAACTCTTGGGGACAGGTGCAAGGTCTAATGCATATACAGACTTCCACCATACAGTCTTCCATATCCATTCTCCAACTAAAACAAAG GAATATGGTGAATCTTTACTCCCTTCTGTGTTGGATGCTTTAAATGAG ATAGCTTTTCATCCTAAGTTTTCATCGTCTCGCGTTGAGAAAGAGAGAAGAGCAATTCTTTCAGAGCTCCAGATGATGAACACAATCGAATACCGTGTTGATTGCCAG TTGTTGCAACATTTACACTCCGAAAACAAATTGAGCAACAGATTTCCTATCGGACTTGAGGAGCAAATACTTAAATGGGATCCTGATAAGATCCGCAGATTCCATGAGCGATGGTATTACCCTGCCAATGCCACTTTATACCTGGTAGGAGAAATTGATGATATTCCCAGAGCAGTGCGGGAGATAGAG GCTGTGTTTGAACATACACTTTCAGGAAACGAAGCAGCCCCTATGTCGACTGGAAGTCCATTTGGTGCCATGGCAAGCCTCTTTGCACCAAAGCTACCAGGTGGCTTGGCTGCAAGCCTAACTGGTGAAAGATCACCTGCCACAGATAAACTAAAACCTATAAAAAGGGAAAGACAGGCAGTCAGACCTCCTGTAGAGCATAAATGGTCTCTGCCTGAGGTTGATCAGGTTGCCAAGCCTCCAGTGATTTTTCAACATGAGTTGATTCAGAGTTTCTCTATCAACATGTTCTGTAAG ATACCCGTCAACCAAGTTCGTACATACAAAGATCTGCGCAGTGTACTGATGAAACGGATATTTTTATCTGCTCTGCACTTCCGAATCAATACACGATACAAG AGCTCAAATCCTCCCTTTACATCAGTTGAGCTGGATCACAGTGACTCAGGAAGGGAAGGATGCACTGTCACTACTCTAACAGTAACAGCTGAACCCCAAAATTGGAAGAGTGCCATCAAAGTTGCTGTTCATGAG GTTCGGAGACTCAAAGAGTTTGGTGTCACAATGGGAGAAATGACCCGTTATATGGATGCACTGATAAAAGATAGTGAGCAGCTGGCTATGATGATTGATAGTGTTCCCTCAGTTGATAACTTGGACTTCATTATGGAGAGTGATGCACTTGGCCATACTGTCATGGATCAGTTGCAGGGACATGATAGTTTGCTTGGGGTTGCCGAAACTGTCACACTTGAAGAG GTTAACACCGTTGGTGCAGAAGTACTTGAATTTATTTCGGACTTTGGGAAGCCCAGTGCACCACTTCCTGCTGCTATCGTGGCGTGTGTACCTAAAAAGGTCCATATCGATGGAGTAGGTGAAAGTAGTTTTGAGATAAGCCCAGAAGAAATAACCGAGTCCATGAAGGCAGGTCTTGAAGAacccatttacccagagcctgag CTTGAGGTGCCAAAAGAGTTGATTACTCAATCAGAACTTGAAGACTTGAAAGTGCGACACCGACCATCATTTGTTCCTTTCAAAGAGGATGGCGTGGTGAAAGTATTTGACAATGAAACCGGTATAACACAACGTCGCCTTTCTAATGGAATTTCCGTCAACTACAAG ATCACACAAAATGAGGCTAGGGTTGGTGTCATGCGGCTGATAGTAGGTGGCGGGAGAGCCACCGAAGATTCTGAATCGAAGGGATCTGTTATCGTTGGTGTTCGTACTTTGAGTGAAGGTGGCTGTGTTGGTAACTTTTCGAGGGAACAG GTTGAACTTTTCTGTGTGAATAATCTTATAAACTGCTCGCTGGAATCCAATGAGGAGTTCATATTTATGGAATTTAGGTTTGCTTTGAGAGATAATGGCATGCGTGCTGCTTTCCAGCTCCTCCATATGGTCCTTGAG CATAATGTGTGGCTAGAAGATGCATTCGATAGAGCTGCTCAACTATATTTGTCTTACTACCGGTCTATTCCCAAAAGTTTGGAACGTGCCACGGCTCACAAACTTATGGTAGCCATGTTGAACCATGATGAAAGGTTTGTAGAACCATCACCACATTCATTGGAGAAGTTGACTCTTCAATCAGTTAAAGAAGCTGTCATGAACCAGTTTGTGGGTAGCAACATGGAG GTCAGTGTAGTTGGTGATTTCACAGAAGAAGAGGTAGAATCTTGTGTTCTTGATTATCTTGGGACTGTAAGTGCTGCAAAATCTTCAAACAAAGAGGAACATATTGAGAAGATTTCCTTCCTGCCATCCCCATCGGATCTGCATTTCCAGCAA GTATACATAAAGGATACAGATGAGAGAGCTTGTGCATACATTGCAGGCCCGGCACCTAACCGATGGGGGTTTGCTACTGAAGGAAAAGATCTCTTCAATGACATTCGGAGTTCCAGCGCAGATG CAGAAATCTCTGCACCGGCTAACTCGGGGAAGACACATATTAATGTTCGCAACCATCCTCTTTTCTTTGGCATCACTTTGAGTTTGCTGGCTGAAATTATAAATTCCAG GCTATTTACAACAGTGCGAGATTCAATGGGATTAACCTATGATGTTTCTTTCGAATTAAATCTTTTTGACAAACTGGATCTTGGTTGGTACGTGATCGCGGTAACTTCAACTCCGAGCAAG GTCCATAAGGCTGTTGATGCGTGCAAAGGTGTTCTCAGAGGTTTACATCACAACAAAATTGTTGAAAGGGAGCTGGATCGG GCAAAGAGGACACTGCTGATGAAACATGAGGCAGAGACAAAAACAAATGCCTATTGGCTTGGTTTGCTAGCCCATCTGCAGTCTGCATCCGTGCCGAGAAAG GATATATCCTGTATTAAGGAATTGACGACACTGTATGAAAGTGCCACAATTGAGGACTTGTATCTTGCGTATGAGCACTTGAAAGTTGACGATTCATCTTTATTTGCCTGCATCGGGATTGCTGGTGCCGAATCTGGTGAAGACGTGAACG ATGATGAGCCTGAGTTGGGGCTTCCTGGTATGGTTCCCATGGGAGGCCGGGGCCTATCTACTATGACCAGACCAACCACATGA
- the LOC123159301 gene encoding stromal processing peptidase, chloroplastic isoform X2 encodes MASFPSPSVVAAAAAAPPRLAPGLSLSAAAVHHSSHAFRPRPSLALRPSATAAPANPLRCSHRRAVTPRSRRRTQGLGAASASAAGILGEERDGCLSCFPKSRRRGRPGLARFAPCALPHTSGLSLHSRCSGPKTRLSHILRAAGPDEPHVASPTWSEAALDKAYDPTIRNEAFEDVLDTPLPSHPKLIRGQLKNGLRYLILPNKVPADRFEAHMEVHVGSIDEEEDEQGIAHMIEHVAFLGSKKREKLLGTGARSNAYTDFHHTVFHIHSPTKTKEYGESLLPSVLDALNEIAFHPKFSSSRVEKERRAILSELQMMNTIEYRVDCQLLQHLHSENKLSNRFPIGLEEQILKWDPDKIRRFHERWYYPANATLYLVGEIDDIPRAVREIEAVFEHTLSGNEAAPMSTGSPFGAMASLFAPKLPGGLAASLTGERSPATDKLKPIKRERQAVRPPVEHKWSLPEVDQVAKPPVIFQHELIQSFSINMFCKIPVNQVRTYKDLRSVLMKRIFLSALHFRINTRYKSSNPPFTSVELDHSDSGREGCTVTTLTVTAEPQNWKSAIKVAVHEVRRLKEFGVTMGEMTRYMDALIKDSEQLAMMIDSVPSVDNLDFIMESDALGHTVMDQLQGHDSLLGVAETVTLEEVNTVGAEVLEFISDFGKPSAPLPAAIVACVPKKVHIDGVGESSFEISPEEITESMKAGLEEPIYPEPELEVPKELITQSELEDLKVRHRPSFVPFKEDGVVKVFDNETGITQRRLSNGISVNYKITQNEARVGVMRLIVGGGRATEDSESKGSVIVGVRTLSEGGCVGNFSREQVELFCVNNLINCSLESNEEFIFMEFRFALRDNGMRAAFQLLHMVLEHNVWLEDAFDRAAQLYLSYYRSIPKSLERATAHKLMVAMLNHDERFVEPSPHSLEKLTLQSVKEAVMNQFVGSNMEVSVVGDFTEEEVESCVLDYLGTVSAAKSSNKEEHIEKISFLPSPSDLHFQQVYIKDTDERACAYIAGPAPNRWGFATEGKDLFNDIRSSSADEISAPANSGKTHINVRNHPLFFGITLSLLAEIINSRLFTTVRDSMGLTYDVSFELNLFDKLDLGWYVIAVTSTPSKVHKAVDACKGVLRGLHHNKIVERELDRAKRTLLMKHEAETKTNAYWLGLLAHLQSASVPRKDISCIKELTTLYESATIEDLYLAYEHLKVDDSSLFACIGIAGAESGEDVNDDEPELGLPGMVPMGGRGLSTMTRPTT; translated from the exons ATGGCCTCCTTCCCATCCCCCTCCGTCGTCGCCGCGGCAGCGGCCGCGCCCCCGCGCCTCGCCCCGggcctctccctctccgccgccgcggTGCACCACTCCTCCCACGCCTTCCGCCCACGCCCCTCCCTCGCCCTGCGCCcttccgccaccgccgcgccggccAACCCCCTCCGCTGCTCGCACCGCCGCGCCGTCACGCCCAG GTCGAGGAGGCGGACGCAAGGGCTCGGCGCGGCGTCGGCGTCAGCCGCTGGGATTCTCGGTGAGGAGAGGGACGGGTGCCTCTCGTGCTTCCCGAAGAGCCGGAGGCGGGGACGACCGGGGCTCGCCAGGTTCGCGCCGTGCGCGCTCCCTCACACCTCGGGCTTATCGCTGCACAGTCGGTGCAGCGGGCCTAAG ACCAGGCTTAGTCATATATTACGTGCTGCTGGACCTGACGAACCACATGTTGCAAGTCCAACATGGTCTGAGGCAGCTCTTGATAAAGCTTACGATCCCACTATAAGAAACGAGGCGTTTGAAGATGTCCTGGACACCCCTCTTCCGTCCCATCCAAAGCTAATACGGGGTCAATTGAAGAATGGCCTCAGATATCTTATTTTACCTAATAAAGTTCCAGCAGACAG GTTTGAGGCTCACATGGAAGTTCATGTTGGATCAATTGATGAGGAAGAGGATGAGCAGGGAATTGCACATATGATCGAGCATGTTGCATTTCTTGGGAGTAAAAAGCGTGAGAAACTCTTGGGGACAGGTGCAAGGTCTAATGCATATACAGACTTCCACCATACAGTCTTCCATATCCATTCTCCAACTAAAACAAAG GAATATGGTGAATCTTTACTCCCTTCTGTGTTGGATGCTTTAAATGAG ATAGCTTTTCATCCTAAGTTTTCATCGTCTCGCGTTGAGAAAGAGAGAAGAGCAATTCTTTCAGAGCTCCAGATGATGAACACAATCGAATACCGTGTTGATTGCCAG TTGTTGCAACATTTACACTCCGAAAACAAATTGAGCAACAGATTTCCTATCGGACTTGAGGAGCAAATACTTAAATGGGATCCTGATAAGATCCGCAGATTCCATGAGCGATGGTATTACCCTGCCAATGCCACTTTATACCTGGTAGGAGAAATTGATGATATTCCCAGAGCAGTGCGGGAGATAGAG GCTGTGTTTGAACATACACTTTCAGGAAACGAAGCAGCCCCTATGTCGACTGGAAGTCCATTTGGTGCCATGGCAAGCCTCTTTGCACCAAAGCTACCAGGTGGCTTGGCTGCAAGCCTAACTGGTGAAAGATCACCTGCCACAGATAAACTAAAACCTATAAAAAGGGAAAGACAGGCAGTCAGACCTCCTGTAGAGCATAAATGGTCTCTGCCTGAGGTTGATCAGGTTGCCAAGCCTCCAGTGATTTTTCAACATGAGTTGATTCAGAGTTTCTCTATCAACATGTTCTGTAAG ATACCCGTCAACCAAGTTCGTACATACAAAGATCTGCGCAGTGTACTGATGAAACGGATATTTTTATCTGCTCTGCACTTCCGAATCAATACACGATACAAG AGCTCAAATCCTCCCTTTACATCAGTTGAGCTGGATCACAGTGACTCAGGAAGGGAAGGATGCACTGTCACTACTCTAACAGTAACAGCTGAACCCCAAAATTGGAAGAGTGCCATCAAAGTTGCTGTTCATGAG GTTCGGAGACTCAAAGAGTTTGGTGTCACAATGGGAGAAATGACCCGTTATATGGATGCACTGATAAAAGATAGTGAGCAGCTGGCTATGATGATTGATAGTGTTCCCTCAGTTGATAACTTGGACTTCATTATGGAGAGTGATGCACTTGGCCATACTGTCATGGATCAGTTGCAGGGACATGATAGTTTGCTTGGGGTTGCCGAAACTGTCACACTTGAAGAG GTTAACACCGTTGGTGCAGAAGTACTTGAATTTATTTCGGACTTTGGGAAGCCCAGTGCACCACTTCCTGCTGCTATCGTGGCGTGTGTACCTAAAAAGGTCCATATCGATGGAGTAGGTGAAAGTAGTTTTGAGATAAGCCCAGAAGAAATAACCGAGTCCATGAAGGCAGGTCTTGAAGAacccatttacccagagcctgag CTTGAGGTGCCAAAAGAGTTGATTACTCAATCAGAACTTGAAGACTTGAAAGTGCGACACCGACCATCATTTGTTCCTTTCAAAGAGGATGGCGTGGTGAAAGTATTTGACAATGAAACCGGTATAACACAACGTCGCCTTTCTAATGGAATTTCCGTCAACTACAAG ATCACACAAAATGAGGCTAGGGTTGGTGTCATGCGGCTGATAGTAGGTGGCGGGAGAGCCACCGAAGATTCTGAATCGAAGGGATCTGTTATCGTTGGTGTTCGTACTTTGAGTGAAGGTGGCTGTGTTGGTAACTTTTCGAGGGAACAG GTTGAACTTTTCTGTGTGAATAATCTTATAAACTGCTCGCTGGAATCCAATGAGGAGTTCATATTTATGGAATTTAGGTTTGCTTTGAGAGATAATGGCATGCGTGCTGCTTTCCAGCTCCTCCATATGGTCCTTGAG CATAATGTGTGGCTAGAAGATGCATTCGATAGAGCTGCTCAACTATATTTGTCTTACTACCGGTCTATTCCCAAAAGTTTGGAACGTGCCACGGCTCACAAACTTATGGTAGCCATGTTGAACCATGATGAAAGGTTTGTAGAACCATCACCACATTCATTGGAGAAGTTGACTCTTCAATCAGTTAAAGAAGCTGTCATGAACCAGTTTGTGGGTAGCAACATGGAG GTCAGTGTAGTTGGTGATTTCACAGAAGAAGAGGTAGAATCTTGTGTTCTTGATTATCTTGGGACTGTAAGTGCTGCAAAATCTTCAAACAAAGAGGAACATATTGAGAAGATTTCCTTCCTGCCATCCCCATCGGATCTGCATTTCCAGCAA GTATACATAAAGGATACAGATGAGAGAGCTTGTGCATACATTGCAGGCCCGGCACCTAACCGATGGGGGTTTGCTACTGAAGGAAAAGATCTCTTCAATGACATTCGGAGTTCCAGCGCAGATG AAATCTCTGCACCGGCTAACTCGGGGAAGACACATATTAATGTTCGCAACCATCCTCTTTTCTTTGGCATCACTTTGAGTTTGCTGGCTGAAATTATAAATTCCAG GCTATTTACAACAGTGCGAGATTCAATGGGATTAACCTATGATGTTTCTTTCGAATTAAATCTTTTTGACAAACTGGATCTTGGTTGGTACGTGATCGCGGTAACTTCAACTCCGAGCAAG GTCCATAAGGCTGTTGATGCGTGCAAAGGTGTTCTCAGAGGTTTACATCACAACAAAATTGTTGAAAGGGAGCTGGATCGG GCAAAGAGGACACTGCTGATGAAACATGAGGCAGAGACAAAAACAAATGCCTATTGGCTTGGTTTGCTAGCCCATCTGCAGTCTGCATCCGTGCCGAGAAAG GATATATCCTGTATTAAGGAATTGACGACACTGTATGAAAGTGCCACAATTGAGGACTTGTATCTTGCGTATGAGCACTTGAAAGTTGACGATTCATCTTTATTTGCCTGCATCGGGATTGCTGGTGCCGAATCTGGTGAAGACGTGAACG ATGATGAGCCTGAGTTGGGGCTTCCTGGTATGGTTCCCATGGGAGGCCGGGGCCTATCTACTATGACCAGACCAACCACATGA